A genomic region of Elaeis guineensis isolate ETL-2024a chromosome 9, EG11, whole genome shotgun sequence contains the following coding sequences:
- the LOC105051412 gene encoding amino acid transporter AVT1H-like, translating to MSNVEARRAKRWCSCREFDEPTHGNQVASETVHGAHLAMTELSNCATCVEENNVCKCREESEVLSFRSELHTKADSSFAHSVINMVGMLIGLGQLSTPYALENGGWTSAFLLVGLGILCAYTSHIIGKCLEEDASTKSYQDIGEQAFGTKGRIITSTFIYLEIFLALVSYTISLSDNLPLALRGVHLSWLHLSTAQLLTIIAVLVALPSLWLRDLSSISFLSFAGILMSLLIFTTVGWTAAFGGVEGNQRIPILQLRKIPGISGLYVFSYSGHIVFPNIHTAMKDPSKFTKVTVTSFTVVTGIYTALAFMGAKLFGPTVNSQITLSMPHHLVVTKIALWATVLTPMTKYALEFAPFAIQLEHHLPSSVSSRVRMLIRGSIGSILLLVILALALSVPYFEHVLSLTGSLVSTTISVVFPCAFYLKICWPKVSKPTLLLNGVLIVIGTLFGVVGTISSFMSLLQSIQKDH from the exons ATGTCTAACGTGGAGGCAAGAAGGGCAAAGAGATGGTGTTCATGCCGTGAGTTCGACGAGCCAACCCACGGGAATCAAGTAGCCAGCGAGACGGTGCATGGTGCCCATCTTGCAATGACTGAATTGTCGAATTGTGCCACTTGCGTGGAGGAGAACAATGTGTGCAAGTGTAGGGAGGAAAGTGAAGTTTTGAGTTTTAGGAGTGAATTGCATACCAAGGCTGATAGTTCCTTTGCTCATTCAGTGATCAACATGGTGGGAATGCTAATAG gtctTGGGCAACTTTCAACTCCCTATGCTTTGGAGAATGGAGGATGGACCTCAGCATTTCTACTAGTGGGACTTGGAATCTTGTGCGCATACACCTCACATATTATAGGCAAGTGCCTTGAGGAGGATGCTAGCACAAAAAGTTACCAAGACATTGGAGAGCAAGCATTTGGGACCAAAGGAAGGATCATAACCTCCACCTTCATATACTTGGAAATATTCCTAGCCCTTGTGTCATACACAATCTCTCTCAGCGACAACTTACCGTTGGCACTTCGCGGTGTTCATCTTTCATGGCTTCACTTATCCACAGCTCAGCTGCTAACAATTATAGCAGTGTTGGTGGCACTTCCTAGTCTTTGGCTAAGGGATCTTTCCTCCATATCCTTCCTCTCCTTTGCAGGGATCCTTATGTCGCTTCTCATCTTCACGACCGTAGGGTGGACAGCAGCCTTTGGAGGAGTCGAGGGTAACCAAAGGATACCTATACTACAGCTTCGCAAGATCCCAGGGATATCTGGCCTATATGTATTTAGTTATTCTGGCCATATTGTCTTTCCCAACATACACACCGCCATGAAGGATCCCTCCAAGTTCACCAAG GTCACTGTCACAAGTTTTACAGTGGTCACTGGCATCTACACAGCTCTAGCTTTCATGGGGGCGAAGTTATTCGGACCGACCGTTAACTCGCAGATCACCCTTAGCATGCCTCATCATCTCGTCGTCACCAAGATCGCTCTATGGGCGACTGTGCTCACACCGATGACAAAATATGCCCTTGAATTCGCTCCTTTTGCTATCCAACTTGAGCACCATCTACCTTCTTCTGTGAGCTCCAGGGTTCGAATGCTCATCAGAGGCAGCATAGGGTCCATACTGCTATTGGTGATCCTGGCACTAGCCCTCTCCGTCCCATACTTTGAGCACGTCCTCAGCCTAACTGGTTCCCTTGTAAGCACAACCATCTCAGTGGTCTTTCCCTGTGCCTTCTATCTCAAGATATGCTGGCCTAAAGTCTCCAAGCCGACTCTCCTTCTTAATGGTGTGCTTATAGTCATTGGGACTCTATTTGGGGTAGTAGGAACCATCTCATCTTTTATGTCACTTCTACAAAGTATTCAGAAAGACCATTGA